A DNA window from Mesorhizobium sp. C432A contains the following coding sequences:
- a CDS encoding ABC transporter permease: MSHEKRTLEFYVLAVFFTLFVLFLYGPLSAILILSFQGETGGLTFPLKGVSLHWFANLFERQAVGDFGGSFKRSLVLGLMVMIVTVVVSLLAGLAFRQKFRGATALFYLAVASLVVPSIIISLGIGVVFQQVGFRPAWYTSAFGAHLTWTLPFGVLIMFAVFNRFSPAYEEAARDLGANSWQTFAHVVLPMIAPSLIGVGLFGFTLSYDEFARTLMTSGTFNTLPLEIYGMTTNVTTPVLYALGTVTTVFSFLVILATLGAILYVGRRRARV, translated from the coding sequence GTGAGCCACGAAAAACGCACCCTCGAATTCTATGTGCTTGCGGTCTTCTTCACTCTGTTCGTGCTGTTCCTCTACGGCCCGCTGTCGGCGATCCTGATCCTTTCTTTCCAAGGCGAGACCGGCGGCCTCACCTTCCCGCTCAAAGGCGTGTCGCTGCACTGGTTCGCCAATCTGTTCGAGCGCCAGGCGGTCGGCGATTTCGGCGGCAGCTTCAAGCGCTCGCTCGTGCTCGGCCTTATGGTGATGATCGTCACCGTCGTCGTGTCGCTGCTGGCAGGGCTCGCTTTCCGGCAAAAATTTCGTGGCGCCACCGCTTTGTTCTACCTGGCGGTCGCCAGCCTCGTAGTACCCTCGATCATCATTTCGCTCGGCATCGGCGTCGTCTTCCAGCAGGTCGGCTTCCGCCCAGCCTGGTACACATCGGCCTTCGGCGCGCACCTGACCTGGACCTTGCCCTTCGGCGTGCTCATCATGTTCGCCGTCTTCAACCGCTTCTCGCCCGCCTATGAGGAAGCCGCGCGTGACCTGGGCGCCAACTCCTGGCAGACCTTCGCCCATGTCGTGCTGCCGATGATCGCGCCGAGCCTGATCGGCGTCGGCCTGTTCGGCTTCACGCTGTCCTATGACGAGTTCGCCCGCACGCTGATGACGTCGGGCACCTTCAACACGCTGCCGCTCGAGATCTACGGCATGACCACCAATGTCACGACGCCGGTGCTCTACGCGCTGGGCACGGTGACCACCGTGTTCTCCTTCCTGGTGATCCTGGCCACACTGGGCGCCATCCTCTATGTTGGCCGCAGGCGGGCCAGGGTTTGA
- a CDS encoding aspartate/glutamate racemase family protein, translated as MQILVVNPNTTASMTETIAAAARGVAGAGTEVIAVTSSMGPASIEGYYDEALAVPGLLMEIAAGERAGAQAAIIACFDDTGLDAARAMASIPVIGICEAALSVASYIAQRFTVVTTTERSRVPVEGLVQRYGMAGRARVRAADIPVLSLEDAASGAVEKLRAEIARAIAEDRAEAIVLGCAGMADLAHRLQQEFDLPVIDGVGAALKQAEALIALGLSTSKRGSYASPLAKPYRGVLKSFSPGVVAAE; from the coding sequence GTGCAGATACTGGTGGTGAACCCCAACACGACGGCGAGCATGACCGAGACGATCGCGGCGGCGGCGCGCGGCGTTGCCGGCGCCGGGACCGAGGTGATCGCGGTCACCTCCTCGATGGGCCCGGCCTCGATCGAGGGCTATTATGACGAGGCATTGGCCGTGCCCGGCCTTTTGATGGAGATCGCCGCCGGCGAACGTGCCGGGGCTCAGGCCGCCATCATCGCCTGCTTCGACGATACCGGCCTGGATGCGGCACGCGCCATGGCCTCCATTCCGGTCATCGGCATCTGCGAGGCCGCACTCAGTGTCGCCTCCTACATTGCCCAGCGCTTCACAGTGGTGACGACCACCGAACGCTCGCGTGTCCCTGTCGAGGGGCTGGTGCAGCGCTATGGCATGGCCGGGCGTGCCCGCGTGCGCGCCGCCGACATTCCCGTACTCTCGCTTGAAGACGCTGCTTCCGGCGCTGTCGAGAAACTGCGCGCCGAGATCGCCCGCGCCATAGCGGAAGACCGCGCCGAGGCCATCGTGCTCGGCTGCGCCGGCATGGCCGACCTGGCACACCGGTTGCAGCAAGAGTTCGACCTGCCCGTCATCGACGGCGTCGGCGCCGCCCTCAAACAGGCCGAGGCGCTGATCGCATTGGGCCTGTCGACCTCGAAGCGCGGCTCCTATGCCAGTCCGCTGGCCAAGCCCTATCGCGGCGTGCTGAAATCCTTCTCGCCGGGGGTGGTCGCCGCGGAGTGA
- a CDS encoding GNAT family N-acetyltransferase, protein MKPTVRALSPPELTVLIDWAAAEGWNPGLDDAAAFRPTDPEGFIGAFVDNEMTAAISAVAYGGNFGFIGLYICRPDMRGKGHGKAVWNAGMARLAGRTVGLDGVAAQLANYRRTGFSSAYETIRFSGRIATPPVRSEGVRMITTQLVPDIIVYDARCFPAPRRAFLHRWAQPPHCGFAAISSLGTIGYAVARPCRSGYKIGPLFADDTETAMQLMGSLAAACEGGDLHIDVPAENFDFTKALAAIGFRPTFTTTRMYKGPPPKVDSRRIFGVTTLELG, encoded by the coding sequence ATGAAGCCTACCGTCCGCGCATTGTCTCCGCCGGAACTTACCGTTCTCATCGACTGGGCGGCGGCTGAAGGCTGGAACCCTGGCCTTGACGATGCCGCGGCGTTCCGGCCAACCGATCCTGAAGGGTTCATCGGCGCTTTTGTCGACAACGAGATGACCGCCGCCATCTCGGCTGTCGCCTATGGCGGCAACTTCGGTTTCATCGGTCTCTACATCTGCCGACCAGACATGCGCGGCAAAGGCCATGGCAAAGCAGTCTGGAATGCGGGCATGGCCAGGCTGGCCGGCCGAACGGTCGGCCTCGACGGGGTCGCCGCGCAGCTGGCGAATTATCGCCGCACGGGATTCAGCTCGGCGTACGAAACCATCCGCTTCAGCGGCCGTATCGCGACCCCGCCCGTCCGAAGCGAAGGGGTGCGCATGATAACCACGCAACTCGTGCCCGACATCATCGTCTATGACGCCCGCTGTTTCCCCGCGCCTCGACGAGCCTTCCTGCACCGCTGGGCGCAGCCGCCGCATTGCGGGTTCGCCGCGATCAGTTCACTCGGCACCATAGGCTACGCCGTGGCTCGTCCCTGCCGTTCGGGTTACAAGATCGGCCCGCTGTTTGCCGACGACACCGAGACGGCGATGCAGCTCATGGGCAGTCTGGCTGCCGCATGCGAAGGTGGCGACCTGCATATCGACGTTCCTGCCGAAAATTTCGATTTCACCAAGGCGCTTGCAGCGATTGGTTTCAGGCCGACCTTCACCACCACGCGCATGTACAAGGGCCCGCCTCCGAAGGTCGACTCGCGCCGAATATTTGGCGTGACGACCCTGGAGTTGGGGTAG
- a CDS encoding exopolysaccharide transport family protein, which translates to MSDQSAAADVDVDLRQLFASLARNWLRILVITLLVTGLAFAFAWLATPHYKATTQLKIQLSESAYTRPAGTNEDDKPVLDAEGVATEVQVISSSDILKQVAADLKLGDKPEFNDALGMSPVTRLLVIAGLKSDPEEIPLEERVLTKMRDKLNVYGVEKTRVIAVEFSSEDPQLAADIPNAIAKAYLAYQADAKTKSNAAATAFLGPEIEELQKQVRDAEAKVAAFRSAQSDLLMAGNNSVLATQQLSELSSELSRVRASRASAEATAERVRQALQNGGSLDAVPEVLSSDLIQRLRERQIELRTNIADLSTTLLDNHPRLRAMRSQLADLDGQIRNEAQKIMRGLLTQAQTAQARENQLISDVNKLKAASSRAGEEQVQLDALQREANVRRQQLESYMASFREVSSRKNYLPVDASVFSEARVPSEPYFPKLVPIVGAALVGSLLLMSVITLLQELFSGRAMRPAPGARFERIEQVAMPAMSAPVVHPEPAPEVVEVDDQPTTVESELVPEPEPAPSVLEGAAAAGSEPQAEPEPVRSSLGEIDVEKAAEKLIASGAARAIFVSPEGDEAAASAVLVAREVSDAGLRVLLLDLTASGAASRPMLDSGLFPGITNLLASEAQFSDVIHADLYSDCHVVPVGTADPVRAMRAADRLPIIMQSLTTAYDLVIVECGPADAQGISRLVGDSTEVFMSMLQADDEVAQAAVELIESGYPDLTLVTPIGHETPGNPVPGRRSAA; encoded by the coding sequence ATGTCCGACCAGTCCGCGGCCGCAGATGTCGATGTCGACCTGAGACAGCTCTTCGCCAGCCTGGCGCGGAACTGGCTGCGCATTCTTGTGATCACGCTTCTCGTCACTGGTCTCGCCTTCGCGTTCGCGTGGCTTGCCACGCCGCATTATAAGGCCACGACGCAGCTGAAAATCCAGTTGAGCGAATCGGCCTATACGCGGCCTGCCGGCACCAATGAAGACGACAAACCTGTGCTCGATGCGGAAGGTGTAGCAACCGAGGTTCAGGTCATTTCCTCGTCCGACATTCTCAAGCAGGTGGCTGCCGACCTTAAGCTGGGCGACAAGCCCGAGTTCAACGATGCGCTCGGCATGTCGCCGGTCACCCGGCTCCTGGTCATTGCCGGGCTGAAGAGCGATCCGGAAGAAATTCCGCTCGAAGAGCGCGTGCTGACGAAGATGCGCGACAAGCTCAATGTTTATGGCGTGGAAAAGACCCGCGTCATCGCCGTCGAATTTTCCTCTGAAGATCCCCAGCTTGCCGCCGACATTCCGAACGCCATTGCTAAGGCCTACCTGGCCTACCAGGCGGATGCCAAGACCAAGTCGAACGCCGCCGCGACCGCCTTCCTCGGGCCGGAGATCGAGGAGCTGCAGAAGCAGGTCAGGGATGCAGAGGCCAAGGTCGCGGCCTTCCGCTCCGCTCAGTCGGACCTGTTGATGGCTGGCAACAATTCGGTGCTGGCGACACAGCAATTGTCCGAATTATCGAGCGAGCTGTCGCGTGTGCGCGCCAGCCGCGCCTCGGCTGAGGCAACGGCCGAAAGGGTGCGCCAGGCTTTGCAGAATGGCGGTTCGCTGGACGCTGTACCCGAAGTGCTGTCTTCCGATCTGATCCAGCGGCTGCGTGAGCGTCAGATCGAGCTCAGAACCAACATCGCCGATCTTTCCACCACCTTGCTCGACAACCATCCCCGCCTGCGGGCGATGAGGTCGCAGCTTGCCGATCTCGACGGCCAGATCCGCAACGAAGCGCAAAAAATCATGCGCGGGTTGCTGACGCAGGCGCAGACCGCCCAGGCGCGCGAAAACCAGCTGATATCGGACGTCAACAAGCTGAAAGCGGCGTCGTCGCGGGCCGGCGAGGAGCAGGTCCAGCTGGATGCGCTGCAGCGCGAGGCGAACGTCCGGCGCCAGCAGCTTGAATCCTATATGGCGAGCTTCCGCGAAGTGTCCTCGCGCAAGAATTACCTGCCGGTCGATGCCAGCGTGTTTTCCGAGGCGCGCGTGCCGTCGGAACCCTATTTCCCCAAGCTCGTGCCGATCGTCGGCGCCGCCTTAGTCGGCTCGCTGCTGCTGATGTCGGTCATCACGCTGCTGCAGGAGCTGTTTTCCGGCCGCGCCATGCGTCCGGCCCCAGGGGCGCGCTTCGAGCGTATCGAGCAGGTTGCGATGCCGGCAATGTCGGCGCCGGTCGTCCACCCGGAACCGGCTCCTGAGGTCGTGGAAGTGGACGATCAGCCGACGACCGTGGAGTCTGAACTGGTGCCAGAGCCCGAGCCGGCTCCTTCAGTGCTGGAAGGAGCAGCGGCTGCCGGTTCCGAACCGCAAGCCGAACCTGAACCTGTCCGCTCCAGCCTTGGCGAGATCGATGTCGAGAAGGCGGCGGAGAAGCTGATCGCCAGCGGTGCTGCGCGCGCCATCTTCGTCTCGCCCGAAGGCGATGAGGCGGCGGCCTCGGCAGTGCTGGTAGCGCGCGAAGTCTCCGACGCCGGCCTGCGCGTGTTGCTGCTCGATCTGACCGCATCGGGCGCGGCGTCGCGGCCGATGCTGGACAGCGGACTTTTCCCCGGCATCACCAATCTGCTGGCTTCGGAAGCGCAGTTCAGCGACGTCATCCACGCCGACCTCTATTCGGACTGCCACGTCGTTCCCGTCGGCACCGCCGATCCGGTGCGCGCCATGCGCGCCGCCGACCGGCTGCCGATCATCATGCAGTCGCTGACCACCGCCTATGATCTGGTCATCGTCGAATGCGGACCGGCCGATGCGCAAGGCATCAGCCGACTGGTCGGCGACAGCACCGAGGTCTTCATGTCCATGCTGCAGGCGGACGATGAGGTGGCGCAGGCCGCCGTCGAGCTGATCGAAAGCGGCTATCCCGACCTCACTCTGGTGACGCCGATCGGCCACGAGACGCCGGGTAACCCCGTGCCGGGACGACGTAGCGCCGCCTGA
- a CDS encoding polysaccharide biosynthesis/export family protein yields MKSAAGLFRALLAVSILAGCSSYRPTPAAFHEVLDQPYRLGAGDRVRVTVFEQDGLTNTYSVDQSGYMSFPLVGAVPARGHTAQQLEKALADKLRQGYLRDPDVSVEIDRYRPIFVMGEVGAAGQYSYVPGLTVQKAIAIAGGFSPRANQESVDITRDINGKVMTGRVVTSDPLLPGDTVYVRERLF; encoded by the coding sequence ATGAAAAGCGCTGCTGGTCTGTTTCGCGCTCTGCTGGCCGTGTCGATCCTCGCCGGCTGCTCCAGCTACCGGCCGACGCCGGCGGCCTTCCACGAGGTACTCGACCAGCCCTATCGGCTCGGCGCCGGCGACCGTGTCCGCGTCACCGTGTTCGAACAGGACGGTCTGACCAACACCTACAGTGTCGATCAGTCCGGCTACATGTCCTTCCCGCTGGTCGGCGCGGTGCCGGCGCGCGGCCACACGGCCCAGCAGCTGGAAAAAGCGCTCGCCGACAAACTGCGCCAAGGCTATCTGCGCGACCCCGACGTGTCGGTCGAGATCGATCGCTACCGGCCGATCTTCGTCATGGGCGAAGTGGGCGCCGCCGGCCAGTATTCCTACGTGCCGGGCCTCACCGTGCAGAAGGCCATCGCGATTGCCGGCGGTTTCTCGCCGCGCGCCAACCAGGAAAGCGTCGACATCACCCGCGACATCAACGGCAAGGTGATGACAGGCCGGGTGGTTACCTCCGATCCGCTGCTGCCGGGCGACACGGTCTACGTTCGCGAACGCCTGTTCTGA
- a CDS encoding glycosyltransferase, with amino-acid sequence MADQLRIVHCFRSPVGGIFRHVRDLTEAQLAAGHVVGIVCDSTTGGEYEERLFDQMKDSLALGIHRTPMQRHVGPGDFASAWRTYRIIKELQPDVLHGHGAKGGAYARLFGSLLRVSRSRVARLYSPHGGSLHYDETTTTGKLFFALERFMARFTDCLLFVSDYERRTYRKKVGEPPIPNTLVYNGLRAAEFEPVVAQPDAADLLYIGMMRDLKGPDIFIDALVLAGSQLERRLTAVMVGDGDDLPRYHAQVKRLGLEKQVRFLPPMPAREAFALADLVVVPSRAEAMPYIVLETLAAGRPMIATAVGGIPEIFGEGSPALIRPDPRQLGDKVGEALRDLDAYRRVMPDTARLRARFGADVMAAEIEKAYFAALNR; translated from the coding sequence GTGGCGGACCAGCTCAGGATCGTCCACTGCTTTCGCTCACCCGTCGGCGGGATCTTCCGGCATGTGCGCGACCTGACGGAGGCCCAGCTCGCCGCCGGACATGTTGTCGGCATCGTCTGCGATTCGACCACCGGCGGCGAATACGAGGAACGCCTGTTCGACCAGATGAAGGACAGCCTGGCGCTCGGCATCCATCGCACGCCGATGCAGCGCCATGTCGGGCCGGGCGACTTCGCCTCGGCCTGGCGCACTTACAGGATCATCAAGGAATTGCAGCCGGACGTGTTGCACGGACATGGCGCCAAAGGTGGCGCCTATGCCCGTCTGTTCGGCTCATTGTTGCGGGTATCTAGGTCTCGCGTAGCCCGCCTCTATTCGCCGCATGGCGGCTCCCTCCACTATGATGAAACGACGACGACCGGGAAGCTGTTCTTCGCGCTCGAGCGCTTCATGGCGCGCTTCACCGACTGCCTGCTGTTCGTCTCCGACTATGAGCGGCGCACCTATCGCAAGAAGGTCGGCGAACCGCCTATCCCGAACACGCTGGTCTATAACGGCCTGCGCGCCGCCGAGTTCGAACCGGTGGTCGCACAGCCCGACGCAGCCGACCTGCTCTACATCGGCATGATGCGCGACCTCAAAGGACCTGACATTTTCATCGACGCGCTGGTGCTGGCCGGGTCCCAGCTTGAGCGCCGCTTGACCGCGGTCATGGTCGGCGATGGCGACGACCTGCCGCGCTACCATGCGCAGGTGAAACGGCTGGGGCTCGAAAAACAGGTCCGCTTCTTGCCGCCTATGCCAGCCAGGGAGGCCTTTGCACTGGCCGACCTCGTGGTTGTGCCGTCTCGCGCGGAAGCCATGCCCTATATCGTGCTGGAGACGCTGGCCGCAGGCAGGCCGATGATCGCCACGGCCGTCGGCGGCATTCCCGAAATCTTCGGTGAGGGATCCCCTGCCCTGATCCGTCCCGATCCGCGCCAACTCGGCGACAAGGTGGGTGAAGCGCTGCGCGATCTCGACGCATACCGGCGCGTCATGCCTGACACCGCCAGGCTCAGGGCGCGATTCGGCGCCGATGTGATGGCCGCCGAAATCGAAAAGGCCTATTTCGCCGCGCTCAACAGGTAG
- a CDS encoding undecaprenyl-phosphate glucose phosphotransferase has protein sequence MNETDPTRRFSADAVRKFGSPAESPTPGGMNSVARQVASQYRRDTMSPVMVSGVLRIVEFGLLFLSGLALYFHFVGFFNYLAWQYPLTIAAASFVAVVLLDVSDCYQISALMRPISNLGRVLMVWAGTFALMALTAFIMKMSEDYSRLLFGTWFVVGLLLLFGLRLVMSKLIRRWARNGRMERRAVIVGGGKAAEMLIRSVEKQPDNDIRICGIFDDRGDKRSPPIVAGYPKLGTISELMEFARIARIDMLIVSLPLTAETRVLQLLKKLWVLPVDIRLSAHSNALQFRPRAYSYIGSVPMLDIFDRPINDWDSVAKRAFDIVFSLIGIILFSPVMLATAIAIKLDSKGPVLFKQKRHGFNNEIVEVYKFRSMYTDRSDPTAKQTVTKNDPRVTRVGRFIRKSSIDELPQFFNSLFGTLSLVGPRPHAIAAQSHNLLYNEVVDGYFARHKVKPGVTGWAQINGWRGEMDTNEKIRMRTEYDLYYIENWSMLFDLRILLMTPLRLLNTENAY, from the coding sequence ATGAACGAGACCGACCCCACGCGCCGCTTTTCGGCCGATGCGGTGCGCAAATTCGGCAGTCCTGCCGAGAGCCCCACGCCCGGCGGCATGAACAGTGTTGCCCGCCAGGTCGCCTCGCAATACCGGCGCGATACGATGTCGCCGGTCATGGTCAGCGGCGTACTGCGCATCGTCGAATTCGGCTTGCTGTTCCTGTCGGGGCTCGCGCTCTACTTCCATTTTGTCGGCTTCTTCAACTATCTCGCCTGGCAATATCCGCTGACCATTGCCGCGGCGTCATTCGTGGCCGTGGTGCTGCTCGACGTCAGCGATTGCTACCAGATCTCCGCCTTGATGCGACCGATCTCCAATCTCGGTCGCGTGCTGATGGTCTGGGCCGGCACCTTCGCGCTGATGGCGCTGACGGCCTTCATCATGAAAATGTCGGAGGATTATTCGCGTCTGCTGTTCGGCACCTGGTTTGTCGTCGGCCTGCTTCTGCTGTTCGGCCTCAGGCTGGTGATGTCGAAGCTGATCCGGCGCTGGGCGCGCAACGGCCGCATGGAACGCCGCGCCGTCATCGTCGGCGGCGGCAAGGCGGCCGAGATGCTGATCCGCTCGGTCGAGAAGCAGCCAGACAACGACATCCGCATCTGCGGCATCTTCGATGACCGCGGCGACAAGCGCTCGCCGCCGATCGTGGCCGGCTATCCCAAGCTCGGCACCATTTCGGAGCTGATGGAATTCGCCCGCATCGCGCGCATCGACATGCTGATCGTGTCGCTGCCGCTGACTGCCGAAACGCGCGTGCTGCAACTGCTGAAGAAGCTCTGGGTGCTGCCGGTCGACATCCGGCTCTCGGCGCATTCGAACGCTTTGCAGTTTCGCCCGCGCGCCTATTCCTACATCGGCTCGGTGCCGATGCTCGACATCTTCGACAGGCCGATCAACGACTGGGATTCGGTCGCCAAGCGCGCCTTCGACATCGTCTTCTCGCTGATCGGCATCATCCTGTTTTCACCGGTGATGCTGGCGACTGCCATCGCCATCAAGCTCGACAGCAAGGGTCCGGTGCTGTTCAAGCAGAAGCGGCACGGCTTCAACAACGAGATCGTCGAAGTCTACAAATTCCGCTCCATGTATACCGATCGCTCGGACCCGACCGCCAAGCAGACGGTGACCAAGAACGATCCGCGCGTCACCCGCGTCGGCCGCTTCATCCGCAAGAGCTCGATCGACGAGCTGCCGCAGTTCTTCAACTCGCTGTTCGGCACGCTGTCGCTGGTTGGCCCGCGCCCGCATGCGATTGCCGCGCAGTCGCACAACCTTCTCTACAACGAGGTGGTCGACGGCTATTTCGCCCGCCACAAGGTCAAGCCCGGCGTCACCGGCTGGGCGCAGATCAATGGCTGGCGCGGCGAGATGGACACCAATGAGAAGATCCGCATGCGCACGGAATACGACCTCTATTACATCGAGAACTGGTCGATGCTGTTCGATCTGCGCATCCTGCTCATGACGCCGCTGCGGCTGCTCAACACGGAAAACGCCTATTGA
- a CDS encoding O-antigen ligase family protein has translation MSAISHDLSQAAVNKLPPSAVNAKLIALISSGAVFFGVFLSGFVIDEPAPYDLFMVGLIPVWGLFGLRISRAAAPLLVLLITMNIGGMIAMTQMADLANTPLYLAVSLFLAFTAVFFSSVTAVQPGLYRLIFIAYVVSAVVTSLLGIAGYFHAFPGAEIFTRYDRAQGAFQDPNVFGPFLVLPGIYLLYLLLTGSIARMPLLAVPLLIITAGIFFSFSRGAWGMFAVSAILLTGALFLQSNSGKFRLRVIIMSIAAVTLLVVAMVVILQLPGVGEMFSSRAQLEQSYDTARLGRFARYTIGFEMALEHPLGIGPLVFGTIFGEDTHDIWLKTLMDYGWLGFVSFLSLTLWTIAAGFRILLRDRPWQPYLLCAYVAFIGNIGLGTFIDIDHWRHVYLLLGLIWGAIALEYRHQRGLRAVAAS, from the coding sequence TTGAGCGCGATTTCCCATGATTTGTCGCAGGCTGCGGTCAACAAGTTGCCGCCCTCGGCGGTCAATGCCAAGCTGATCGCGCTGATATCGTCGGGCGCGGTGTTTTTCGGCGTCTTCCTGTCAGGCTTCGTCATCGACGAGCCGGCGCCTTACGATCTTTTCATGGTCGGGCTGATCCCGGTGTGGGGGCTGTTTGGACTGCGCATATCGCGTGCCGCCGCGCCGCTGCTCGTGCTGCTGATCACGATGAACATCGGCGGCATGATTGCCATGACGCAGATGGCCGATCTCGCCAACACACCGCTCTATCTCGCCGTGTCGCTTTTTCTCGCTTTCACCGCGGTGTTCTTCTCGTCGGTGACTGCGGTGCAGCCCGGCCTCTACCGGCTGATCTTCATCGCCTATGTCGTCTCCGCGGTGGTGACCTCGCTGCTCGGCATTGCCGGCTATTTCCACGCTTTCCCGGGCGCTGAAATCTTCACCAGATACGACCGCGCCCAGGGCGCCTTCCAGGATCCGAACGTGTTCGGGCCGTTCCTGGTGCTGCCCGGCATCTATCTGCTCTATCTCCTGTTGACCGGCTCGATCGCGCGCATGCCGCTTCTGGCGGTGCCGCTGCTGATCATCACCGCCGGCATTTTCTTCTCCTTCTCGCGCGGCGCCTGGGGCATGTTCGCCGTCTCGGCCATCCTGCTCACCGGCGCCCTGTTCCTGCAAAGCAACAGCGGCAAGTTCCGGCTGCGCGTCATCATCATGAGCATTGCCGCCGTCACCCTGCTGGTGGTCGCCATGGTCGTCATCCTGCAGCTGCCCGGCGTCGGCGAGATGTTTTCCAGCCGCGCCCAGCTCGAACAGAGCTACGACACGGCGCGCCTTGGCCGCTTTGCCCGCTACACGATCGGCTTCGAGATGGCGCTCGAACATCCGCTCGGCATCGGCCCGCTGGTGTTCGGCACCATTTTCGGCGAAGACACGCACGACATCTGGCTGAAGACGCTGATGGATTATGGCTGGCTCGGCTTCGTCTCGTTTCTGTCGCTGACGCTGTGGACGATCGCGGCCGGCTTCCGCATCCTTTTGCGCGACCGGCCGTGGCAGCCCTATCTGCTCTGCGCCTACGTCGCTTTCATCGGCAATATCGGGCTCGGCACATTCATCGATATCGACCACTGGCGCCATGTCTACCTGCTGCTCGGCCTGATCTGGGGCGCGATCGCGCTGGAATACAGGCATCAGCGCGGGTTGCGGGCGGTGGCGGCAAGCTAA
- a CDS encoding glycosyltransferase, with protein sequence MSQKPCFFFAADQRYFPYTCLAARRVLDLSGAVDGFILHTGVIPSDDRSAGERLLEGRIGIIDVTKFMEATNFNRGTHPTLATYIRLFADQLPQFEPYDRIAYSDADVLFNRSIADLCNTPLNAPLLAAHDEQTYFDVKYRQHLPMQPGAPKFNAGVLVFNMPLVRQEGLLERTRQLASEQAYGMDQGALNVAFEGRWQTMHPFWNVMTNYTSQIPFSRCYARHFAWGKPWDRPPIGVEVDAMAIYRDLAKGTPWAGRFSSSWPIKRGILKNLGRKFDAISGILLNDEKRKRRARFDAEKVSAIFADHADKSMLAVQYPERVAGIAR encoded by the coding sequence GTGTCGCAAAAGCCATGCTTCTTTTTCGCCGCCGATCAAAGGTATTTTCCGTACACCTGCTTGGCGGCGCGCCGTGTGTTGGATTTGTCCGGCGCCGTCGACGGCTTTATTTTGCACACCGGCGTCATTCCCAGTGACGACCGGTCTGCCGGTGAGCGTTTGCTCGAGGGGAGGATCGGCATCATCGACGTAACGAAGTTCATGGAGGCGACGAACTTCAATCGTGGAACGCATCCCACGCTTGCGACCTACATCAGGCTGTTCGCCGATCAATTGCCTCAATTCGAGCCATACGACCGCATCGCCTATTCAGACGCCGATGTGCTTTTCAACCGATCGATAGCAGATCTCTGCAACACCCCGCTCAACGCTCCGCTGCTGGCCGCACACGACGAGCAGACCTATTTCGACGTAAAGTATCGACAGCATTTGCCGATGCAGCCAGGGGCGCCGAAGTTCAATGCCGGCGTGCTGGTGTTCAACATGCCGCTGGTCAGGCAGGAGGGGCTTCTGGAGCGTACCCGGCAGTTGGCCTCCGAGCAGGCTTACGGGATGGATCAAGGTGCGTTGAACGTGGCTTTCGAGGGCAGGTGGCAGACGATGCACCCGTTCTGGAACGTGATGACCAACTACACCAGCCAGATCCCTTTCAGCCGCTGCTACGCCCGCCACTTCGCCTGGGGCAAGCCCTGGGACCGTCCGCCGATCGGTGTCGAGGTCGACGCCATGGCGATCTATCGCGATCTGGCGAAAGGCACTCCCTGGGCCGGCCGTTTCAGCAGCAGCTGGCCGATCAAGAGAGGCATACTGAAAAACCTCGGCCGCAAGTTCGACGCCATCAGCGGGATTTTGCTCAACGACGAGAAGCGCAAGCGACGGGCGCGGTTCGACGCCGAAAAGGTCAGCGCTATCTTCGCCGATCACGCCGACAAATCGATGCTGGCAGTGCAATACCCCGAGCGGGTTGCCGGCATCGCGAGATAG